A window from Setaria italica strain Yugu1 chromosome VIII, Setaria_italica_v2.0, whole genome shotgun sequence encodes these proteins:
- the LOC101760912 gene encoding shewanella-like protein phosphatase 2 yields the protein MAAAPPSSVPACGDLPAVVSAFADAFVDFAVSGIFFPTTSSSSAPAAPASPPPAPTTPTTFLPSPSRLVAIGDLHGDLPKSLSALRLAGLVPVSSGPDSPSASTSWAAGPTLAVQLGDILDRGGDELRLLYLLRRLALSAEARGGALLPILGNHEVMNVSGDFRFATPQGFQEFSAWAGWYRAGLAIKRRCGEHLDPQPRNPFLGVPKSFPGVKPEFWDGMRSRLAALRPDGPIARRFLADLPTVLVVGDSVFVHGGLLEANVEYGLERINAEVSEWIRGEGGDNARAPEYVRGRDAVVWLRRFSDGFDCDCQRLEGVLGMIPGAKRMVMGHTIQTVGINAVCGAQAVRVDVGLSRGCGNGLPEVLEINGGGADVRVITTPPSEAWMYRKQEVEKAAAAVKEKKGELKDGLALLVRESHGLKEVEAKA from the coding sequence atggcggcggcgccgccctctTCCGTCCCCGCCTGCGGCGACCTCCCCGCCGTCGTCTCCGCCTTCGCCGACGCCTTCGTCGACTTCGCCGTGTCCGGCATCTTCTTCCCCACtacctcctcgtcctccgcccCCGCAGCGCCCGCCTCACCTCCTCCTGCCCCGACGACCCCAACCACCTTCCTCCCATCCCCATCCCGCCTCGTCGCCATAGGGGACCTCCACGGCGACCTCCCCAAGTCCCTCTccgcgctccgcctcgccggtcTCGTGCCGGTTTCCAGCGGCCCGGACTCCCCCTCCGCCTCGACCTCCTGGGCCGCGGGGCCCACCCTCGCCGTCCAGCTCGGCGACATCCTCGACCGTGGCGGCgacgagctccgcctcctctacctcctccgccgcctcgcgctCTCCGCAgaggcccgcggcggcgcgctcctcccCATCCTCGGCAACCACGAGGTCATGAACGTCTCCGGCGACTTCCGCTTCGCCACGCCGCAGGGCTTCCAGGAGTTCTCCGCCTGGGCCGGGTGGTACCGCGCTGGGCTCGCCATCAAGCGCCGCTGCGGCGAGCACCTCGACCCGCAGCCGAGGAACCCCTTCCTCGGCGTGCCCAAGTCCTTCCCCGGCGTCAAGCCGGAGTTCTGGGACGGGATGCGGtcccgcctcgccgcgctccggccCGACGGGCCTATTGCGCGCCGGTTCCTGGCCGACCTCCCCACCGTGCTTGTGGTGGGCGACTCGGTATTCGTGCATGGTGGGCTCCTCGAGGCCAACGTCGAGTATGGCCTCGAGCGCATCAATGCGGAGGTCAGTGAGTGGATCCGCGGCGAGGGTGGTGACAATGCCAGGGCGCCTGAGTATGTGCGCGGCCGGGATGCTGTCGTCTGGCTCAGGAGATTCTCTGACGGCTTCGATTGCGATTGCCAGAGGTTGGAGGGGGTGCTTGGGATGATCCCGGGCGCAAAGAGGATGGTGATGGGGCACACAATTCAGACAGTGGGGATCAATGCGGTGTGTGGAGCGCAGGCAGTGAGGGTTGATGTCGGGCTGTCCAGGGGGTGTGGGAATGGGCTGCCGGAAGTGCTTGAGATCAATGGGGGTGGTGCAGATGTCAGGGTGATCACAACGCCTCCCTCGGAGGCCTGGATGTACCGCAAGCAAGAGGTGGAGAAGGCTGCCGCTGCAgtgaaggagaagaaaggggaGTTAAAGGATGGGCTTGCACTGCTGGTAAGAGAGAGCCATGGGTTGAAAGAGGTAGAAGCTAAAGCTTAA
- the LOC101761316 gene encoding uncharacterized protein LOC101761316, which translates to MAVRGGAVAVLLVVALALSCDAASAQFLRKKPKQPPQTSKPGNPKQLPPKGKYTTITANKYHKRDYEITCTTDYGAACYVKCPARCPNKCLAYCAYCLTFCLCDLMPGTSCGDPRFTGADGNTFYFHGKKEESFCLVTDDQLHINARFMGNHNAESGRDFTWVQALGVTFGGGRHRLYVGARRAAEWDEDEDHVVVALDGEPVDLEPAENARWVSKAVRGLSVTRTGTAANAVTVELAGVFIISANAVPITDEDSRVHSYGKTERDTLVHLDVGYKFHGLTGGVDGVLGQTYRPDYVNKLDIAAKMPVMGGEDKYRSSGLFATDCAVSRFQRAAGDGFTSFAS; encoded by the exons ATGGCggtccgcggcggcgccgtcgccgtcctgcTGGTGGTGGCGCTAGCGCTGTCGTGTGACGCAGCCTCGGCGCAGTTCCTGAGGAAAAAGCCCAAGCAGCCACCCCAGACGTCGAAGCCGGGGAACCCCAAGCAGTTGCCTCCCAAAGGCAAGTACACCACCATCACCGCCAACAAGTACCACAAGCGCGACTACGAGATCACCTGCACCACCGACTATGGCGCCGCCTGCTACGTCAAGTGCCCCGCCCGCTGCCCCAACAAGTGCCTCGCCTACTGCGCCTACTGCCTCACCTTCTGCC TGTGTGACCTGATGCCGGGCACCTCGTGCGGCGACCCGCGCTTCACCGGCGCGGACGGCAACACCTTCTACTTCCACGGCAAGAAGGAGGAGAGCTTCTGCCTCGTCACCGACGACCAGCTCCACATCAACGCGCGCTTCATGGGCAACCACAACGCCGAGTCCGGCCGCGACTTCACCTGGGTGCAGGCGCTCGGCGTCAccttcggcggcggccgccacagGCTCTACGtcggcgcccgccgcgccgccgagtgggacgaggacgaggaccaCGTCGTCGTGGCCCTCGACGGCGAGCCCGTCGACCTCGAGCCCGCCGAGAACGCGCGCTGGGTCTCCAAGGCCGTGCGCGGGCTGTCGGTCACACGAACCGGCACTGCCGCCAACGCCGTCACCGTCGAGCTCGCCGGCGTCTTCATCATCTCCGCCAACGCCGTGCCCATCACCGACGAGGACTCCCGCGTCCACAGCTACGGCAAGACGGAGAGGGACACCCTCGTGCACCTCGACGTCGGGTACAAGTTCCACGGACTcaccggcggcgtcgacggcgtgCTCGGCCAGACTTACCGCCCGGACTACGTCAACAAGCTCGACATCGCCGCCAAGATGCCCGTCATGGGCGGCGAGGACAAGTACCGCTCGTCGGGACTCTTCGCCACCGACTGCGCCGTCTCACGGTTccagcgcgccgccggcgacggcttcACCTCCTTCGCCTCGTAA